The following DNA comes from Miscanthus floridulus cultivar M001 chromosome 5, ASM1932011v1, whole genome shotgun sequence.
CGATCGTTCCATGAATATGTTTTTGGCTTCACTTTTTAAACTAGTCTTCGTTAATTGGTTTCTCCTATAACTCAATTAATTTTTAGTGCTGTGAAATATGACTCGTTGTATAATTTTGACAGAATGTAACGAAGTGATGCCTGTTCGCTCCTCCGCGagtgaaatttaaatttttaccaTCCTTGCTGCCAGAGACACTCCTCCAGTTGTCCTCTCTAGTTTGGCAATCGTGTATTTACCACACAAACAGCAGACGGTGCTATATATTTACCACTATGGGCGATGTGGCAAGCCAGCTCATCTCGCTTGCGTGTACAGGCCGTCGGAAATGACCCTTGTGCCCTTGCTTGATCTCTTTTAGCCCATCTCCTCCCTCTCGCTGCCTCACTTCCACGTGGACCCcgcctgtcatcttctacctcccgctcGCACCTTCTTTCCATGGTGACCAAGAAGCCGGCCTGGCACAGGGCGCGTGCGCGTAGCTGGGGCTTGCGGGGCCGGCCCAGCGCGGCGGCAGGAGCAGGGGCGTGGCAGGGTGGGCGTGCGCATGACCGGcacagcacggcggcggcggcggcggcacgggcgCGGCGGGGCAGGCGCGCATGTGGCCGGGGTTCGCGGGGCCGGCCCAGCGCACCGCCCGCGTAGAGCGCTCGCTGGCATCGCGTCACTGCAAGAGGCACAGCCTGGGCAGTACTGGGCACCGCCGGATCTTGGGGCGGCCGAGCGGGCACACGCGCAGGCAGCGGCGAAGGAAGCACAGCGGGAGCTCGCCATGCGCGTGGAGCTCGTCCACCAGGTTCGTGCTCCGCGTGGCGTCGTCCTGGCTGCAGAGCTGTAGAGCTTGGGCCAGGCTGCAGATCCTGGGCGGCATGGAGATCTCGTTGTCGCCCCAGGCTCCATCAAACGATGTCCCACATGGCGTCATTCCCATTCCCTGCGGTGGCGCTGCCGAAATGGCAAAGGTTTGACTCATCGGAGGTGTCACGGTCATGGACGCCGGGGCCGGACCCGCACACCTGCGCTTCCAACGCGTTGAGTCGTCACTTGCCGAAATGGCAAAGCTTTGAGGCATCGGAGGTGTCACGGTCACGGACGCCGGGCCCAGACCCGGACACCTGCCCTTCCGCCGCGTCGAGTCATCACCCTCGCCGGTAGCGTCGGCGGCGCTGGGTGCTCTTGCCCCCGCTTCCAATGCCGCGTGCAGCTGGTGCAGCCGATGATTGCGGCAGCCGCACGAGCCGAGGCCGTCGtcgtcgggatctcgaccatgcccCCTCTTCTGCGCCCGCACCTTGACTTGCGCCTGATCCGAGCACCGCCGGAGCCGCTGCCACCTCCGTCGTCCCCTGGTTCTCCACTATCCACTGCCGGAGCAGCTGCCATGGATGGAAGGAGGAAAGGCCGAGAGGGAGAGAAGGGCCCGGCTAGAGGTTTGGGATGGACCTGACAAGTGGGCCCGTGCGAGGGGATATGGAGACAGGGCAATACGGTCATTTCACATGCCTAGTCCATGCTGCGTCGCAAAAAATGACAAAAAAATAATGCACCGAGAACTCTTCATATGACAAATGTGTAATCGCTAAACTAAAGTTGTCAACTGGCCTGGTAAGGATGGCAAAAATTTAATGCTCGTttaaacttatcagccgacttatcagttAGAATCTATATTATTTTTCTCTGGACAATAAAATAGTTTCAGTCGACTTATCAATCGGCTTATGTATAAGTCGAACAGAGCCTATACGATACCTAATTTATAGCCCAAGTACAGAACACTACAGAAgcctgcatatgtttttatagcTTTCTGAAATATGAAACGGGAGTGCCTAGTTATCCGTCGATggatttttattttcaaatctatcatttttttaataaatttgacTAGGTAGACAGTTGTAGCACAAATACTAAAACACAATCAAACGTATAAAAAACTAACAGATTTATAACTAAAAAATCCACCAACAGATAATTAGCAAACTCCATATGAAACTAGTTGTATATTTTTTTCTTCAATAATGGTCctattcggcttaccctatattcggcttcttttttcagccgaaatagtgtttttctctcaaaacaattcaaccggaacagtgttttcagccagtttcagccaagttttagatCAGCGAACGGAGCAAATATATACTCACTATTCGTATCAaccagcggcggatccaaagggggggctgggggggctccagcccccctaatttcttgatttcaagcctaatcactgtagcaaaagcttaatttcaccattaaatcttcatgcaaatcaacatctccattgttttagccccccttatcccgcaccGTGCATCCGCCATTGGTATCAACCAAGTACTATATACTTCCGTTTGTCACAAATAACTAATTAATATATGATGAGAGGAATTCACTCTTGCTATGTAGTAATTCATGCGCACGTACAACAACTAAACTAGGATCCGAGTAATAAACTAACTTGAGTAATGAGTAGACCTGGACCAACTAACCTTGGCACCCACCGGGGCCGGCGAGGTAAGGGTTGCCGTCGTAACCATGCTCGCATTCGCACGTATAGCCTGGAGCTTGGTAGCCGGTCCAGCAATAACTGTGTCCGCTCTTGCACAGCTTGCCGCGGACGTCGTCATCGCACCGCGTAAGGTCGTCGTCGATTCTTTGCGGGCGTGGCCGCACGCCCTGCGTGACGCTCCACCCGAGGAGAAAAGGAACCTCCTGGACGTCGTGGAGGCTGGTCAGCTGCTGGATCCACCCCGTCTCCGCGACAAACACGTTCAACGGCGCCTGCATCTCGTCCACGGTGTCGCTTCCAGTGTAGAGCCGCTTGGCCTGCACTCTACTGGGTGGGTTGGCAACACTAGTGACGCTGGACTGGCAGCAACCCGAGGTGCCGGTGCATTGCTGCCCCCTTATTGGCCCGTACACGTCGATGCTATTTATGTCGCCACCGTATGCCATGCTGCATAAACTAGCGCAGCCGCCGATGCTCCCCGGGGCTTTTACCCCAACGCCGTCCGCGAGGAGCATCGCGACAACGTTGCACCCCAGGACGACCAGCTCGTTTCCAGACGACAGCAGGTAGCCGTGCGCCGTGAAGCCGCGGCCGAACGAGGCGTTCGTCCAGCCCTCGGAGATGGAGTCGCCGGTTACATTTATGATAGGGCCGGTGCGCATCACGCGCACGGTTGTATCCTTGAGGGAGATGTTGGTGACGCGGAGAGTGCCGTCGCCGATCAGGAGCCGTGGGGGGTCGTGGTTCCTGTCGCAGTTGAGGTAGAGCCCGGGCCAGTGGCAGCCAGGGTTGATGCCGAAGGGGTACGGCACCCTCACGTTGCCGCAGGTTGTGTTGCAGCCGGGCAGCCCTATGGGTGGCGCCGCCGCAGCGGCTGCAGCCGAGAGCTGCAGCGCCAATGCCATCagtgccactgccactgccactgctgGTACTAGAACAACCGCAGAGGTTGTTGGCGACATCAAGGACTACGCGTGCGCGCGCGCCTAGCTAGCGATGCAATCTACTAGCTGACAAGCTGGTCTTGCTGGCTAGCGATGCACGTGACCAAATAGCGAGCGGGAGTAGCACAGCACAGGATACTTCGTGGCTACTGCAAGTGCAAACAGCACAACTCAACCAACCACGTGCAGAAACAAGTACGTACTGCGGACAAACATCTGCAAGCTATATATAAAAGTCATGCACTTTGGAGCCACGCATCATTAAGGCGGTGTTTAGTTAGGCAAAGTTTGCGTAGACAAACTTTGTATAGTGAAGATTctctactgtagcatttcgtttgtatttgtgaattattgtctaaacattgactaattaggctcaaaagattcgtcttgcaaagttaaagcaaactgtgcaattagtttttgatttcgtctacatttagtactcaatacatgtaccgtaagtttgatgtgatggaaaatcttctttttgcatagtgcacttTTCAGGAGTTTGGAGTAACTAAACACGGCCTAACTTTGTTGAGAGATACCGTATTTGCTTTTTTTTATGTTTAACCAAATGCATGCCTGATTTGATTAGCTTGCTGCCTTTTATATTCTTTATAATAATTCGGAGACACTAGCCCAAGACGTTTGGACGGGCACCCGTGTCCGTCCTAACATGCAGGCAGGAGACCGTGCCACACTCGAAAAGGAGCCTGCACCCACCTGTTTTGGTGCGCCCCACCGTGTGGACCCCATGTTGCTTCCCGCCCTATCATTGCACTCGCTCTGATTCACCTGATGGCCATGTTCAGCTTaacccatattcggtttgttcggcttt
Coding sequences within:
- the LOC136454266 gene encoding wall-associated receptor kinase 2-like gives rise to the protein MALALQLSAAAAAAAPPIGLPGCNTTCGNVRVPYPFGINPGCHWPGLYLNCDRNHDPPRLLIGDGTLRVTNISLKDTTVRVMRTGPIINVTGDSISEGWTNASFGRGFTAHGYLLSSGNELVVLGCNVVAMLLADGVGVKAPGSIGGCASLCSMAYGGDINSIDVYGPIRGQQCTGTSGCCQSSVTSVANPPSRVQAKRLYTGSDTVDEMQAPLNVFVAETGWIQQLTSLHDVQEVPFLLGWSVTQGVRPRPQRIDDDLTRCDDDVRGKLCKSGHSYCWTGYQAPGYTCECEHGYDGNPYLAGPGGCQG